The following coding sequences are from one Formosa haliotis window:
- a CDS encoding RagB/SusD family nutrient uptake outer membrane protein: MKNIKILYTAVICLLLTIISCSDVLDTEASDAFAEDLIYSDPAQVERLVYTVYNSTESWGVNKQQWWPRRFNLEGASFEGKFNFNNLDLFRLQALWNPNNVGVFTEKWANYFDYLRLANEFLDRIDGSEAMSKDPGRINMLKGEMKFLRANIYAKLVSYYGGVPIMEHALNLNDNFNLERNSYEDCVDFIVNELNEAAELLPENRPASEFGRATKVAALAVKSRTLLYAASKLHDPSTAPNGPLYDYTKASKWQDASDAALAVIELVGARDLISVANAVDYQQLFLSPNQDILFARPYGSAYYDFGTDVNSLPDQTQSPSGYGGWALSSPSHNFALQFNMADGTTTKGSTFDASNPNANREMRYYADLNFNGATFRGRQVEYYLSEDTSVYPHGLDSPEGLGNVLHSSKTGYNIRKFQDESLVQLTDISAQRPYILYRLAEIYLNYAEAQYQLGNESESRMFLNKVAERALLPAITASGPELLEAIKRERRVELAFEGHNFFDERRWMNEAHLGYDIKGLTWTKAKDGSLSFKEYTVMTRPWDTKQYYLPIPASEVEKAPALEQNAGY, translated from the coding sequence ATGAAAAATATAAAAATATTATATACAGCAGTCATTTGTCTGTTACTTACAATCATAAGTTGTTCAGACGTATTAGATACGGAGGCGTCTGATGCATTTGCGGAAGACCTTATTTATAGCGATCCAGCTCAAGTAGAACGATTAGTTTATACCGTGTATAACAGTACCGAAAGTTGGGGGGTAAACAAGCAACAATGGTGGCCTAGACGTTTTAATTTGGAAGGCGCATCGTTCGAAGGTAAATTTAATTTTAATAATCTTGATCTTTTTAGATTACAAGCGCTATGGAACCCAAATAATGTCGGTGTATTTACAGAAAAATGGGCTAATTATTTTGATTATTTGCGTTTGGCGAATGAGTTTTTAGATCGTATCGATGGTAGTGAAGCGATGAGTAAAGATCCGGGACGAATTAACATGCTTAAAGGAGAAATGAAATTTTTAAGAGCAAATATTTATGCTAAGTTGGTTAGTTATTATGGAGGTGTACCTATTATGGAGCATGCTTTAAACTTAAATGATAATTTTAATTTAGAACGTAATAGTTACGAAGACTGTGTAGATTTTATAGTAAATGAATTAAATGAAGCGGCAGAGTTGTTACCAGAAAACAGACCTGCATCAGAGTTTGGACGTGCCACTAAAGTAGCTGCTTTAGCAGTAAAATCAAGAACTTTATTATATGCCGCAAGTAAATTACACGATCCTAGTACAGCACCTAACGGTCCACTTTACGATTATACTAAAGCATCAAAATGGCAAGATGCTTCAGATGCAGCTCTTGCAGTTATCGAACTTGTAGGTGCTCGCGATTTAATTTCTGTTGCAAATGCAGTAGATTACCAACAGTTGTTTTTAAGCCCTAATCAGGATATTTTATTTGCTAGACCATATGGATCTGCATATTATGATTTTGGTACAGATGTAAACTCTCTACCAGACCAAACACAATCACCTAGTGGTTATGGAGGTTGGGCATTATCTTCGCCTTCTCATAATTTTGCGCTACAATTTAATATGGCCGATGGTACTACAACTAAAGGAAGCACTTTTGATGCTAGTAATCCAAATGCAAATAGAGAAATGCGCTATTATGCCGATTTAAATTTTAATGGTGCCACGTTTAGAGGGCGTCAGGTAGAGTATTACTTGTCTGAAGACACGAGTGTTTATCCTCATGGTTTAGATTCTCCAGAAGGGTTAGGTAACGTTCTGCATTCTTCAAAAACAGGATATAATATCAGAAAATTCCAAGACGAGAGTTTGGTTCAACTAACAGATATTTCGGCACAACGCCCTTATATTTTATACCGATTAGCAGAAATTTATTTAAATTATGCCGAAGCGCAATATCAATTAGGAAATGAATCTGAAAGTAGAATGTTCTTAAATAAGGTAGCAGAGCGAGCTTTATTACCAGCTATTACTGCTTCTGGCCCAGAATTATTAGAAGCTATAAAAAGAGAACGTCGTGTAGAGTTAGCATTCGAGGGGCATAATTTCTTTGATGAAAGACGCTGGATGAACGAAGCGCATTTAGGGTACGATATTAAAGGTTTAACCTGGACTAAAGCTAAAGATGGTTCTCTTTCTTTCAAGGAATATACAGTAATGACTAGACCTTGGGATACCAAACAATACTATTTACCAATTCCAGCATCTGAAGTAGAAAAGGCTCCAGCCTTAGAGCAAAATGCAGGATATTAA
- a CDS encoding bifunctional 4-hydroxy-2-oxoglutarate aldolase/2-dehydro-3-deoxy-phosphogluconate aldolase, with translation MLTNKLGFSWEQYYRAPIVGIVRSLPQDIIFDIVAAYRDAGLTTIEITMNTEGAADIIKKLRSRFPELNVGAGTVCTLSDLEVAIQAGAQFIVTPILNEEVVKIAVTQHIPIFPGCYTPTEIYKAWSLGASAVKVFPATQLGVQYIKDVLAPLNQIKLLPTGGVSKENIRSFFEAGAIGVGMGSSLLNKTLVNNKDYEGLKNYFISIKEEIFEFLP, from the coding sequence ATGTTAACAAACAAATTGGGATTTTCTTGGGAACAATACTATAGAGCTCCTATTGTAGGTATAGTGAGATCCCTACCTCAAGACATAATTTTTGATATTGTTGCGGCCTATCGAGATGCTGGTTTAACAACCATTGAAATCACGATGAATACTGAAGGGGCTGCAGATATTATAAAAAAATTAAGAAGCAGATTTCCTGAATTAAATGTAGGAGCAGGAACCGTGTGCACGCTATCCGATTTAGAAGTAGCGATACAAGCAGGTGCTCAATTTATTGTAACACCAATTTTAAACGAAGAGGTTGTAAAAATTGCGGTGACACAACATATACCTATTTTTCCAGGTTGCTATACACCAACAGAAATATATAAAGCCTGGTCTTTAGGCGCTTCGGCAGTAAAAGTGTTTCCTGCAACACAATTGGGCGTGCAATATATTAAAGATGTTCTAGCACCTTTAAACCAAATTAAATTATTGCCAACTGGTGGTGTCTCTAAAGAAAATATAAGATCCTTTTTTGAAGCAGGGGCTATTGGTGTTGGTATGGGGAGCTCTCTGTTAAATAAAACTTTGGTAAATAATAAAGACTACGAAGGTTTAAAAAACTATTTTATTAGTATTAAAGAAGAGATTTTCGAATTTTTACCTTAA
- a CDS encoding MFS transporter, with the protein MGSYKSNAFTYATIVAMGGFIFGLDAALISGTINFIVQEFGLTDLQLGTVVSAPGLGVLLALPLAGYASNRFGRKRTLQIIALLYLISAIASTLAPSYWSLVCARFLGGLAFSSISLASMYIGEIAPPKWRGKLVSMTQINIVLGLSAAYFINYLILQWTNSDAQWVVDFGLRTHTWRWMLGSEILPAFLWFVLLFFIPRSPAWLIYNNKEQEAKGTLSKILPVSEVEVQLEEMKESLSKNTQDHSIMAQLKAIFAKPMRLTMIIAMTIAIAQQATGINAILFYAPTVFEQLGVGTDAAFMQAIWIGLTSVIFTILGLLLVDKLGRRPLIIWGMVWIIFSLGLCYYGFKTASYTITNQDVVELTELEKKERLNTIVDVEYGSDIEFKQAIHDTLGEEDARTFSSVLIEKSADINAVLILIGILSFIAAFHFSVGPVMWVLFSEIFPIGLRGIAIPFFTLVTSIVSYLVQKFFPWQMATMGISNTLLFYAIIVFIGLVILYRYLVETKNMTIEEIQSALTSDKK; encoded by the coding sequence ATGGGGTCATATAAATCAAATGCATTTACATATGCCACTATCGTAGCGATGGGAGGTTTTATTTTCGGATTAGATGCCGCTTTAATTTCAGGTACAATTAATTTTATAGTTCAGGAGTTTGGATTAACAGATTTACAATTGGGAACGGTTGTTAGTGCACCTGGTTTAGGAGTGCTTTTAGCATTGCCTTTGGCCGGGTATGCTTCAAATCGTTTTGGTAGAAAACGTACCCTACAAATTATCGCGTTGCTTTATTTGATTTCAGCTATAGCTTCTACTTTAGCGCCAAGTTATTGGTCATTAGTTTGTGCTCGTTTTTTAGGCGGATTAGCTTTTAGTTCCATTTCATTAGCATCCATGTATATTGGAGAAATAGCGCCTCCAAAATGGAGAGGTAAATTAGTGTCTATGACTCAGATTAACATTGTACTTGGACTTTCTGCAGCTTATTTTATTAATTATTTAATACTGCAGTGGACTAATTCCGATGCCCAATGGGTAGTCGATTTTGGTTTGCGAACTCATACCTGGCGTTGGATGTTGGGATCAGAAATTTTGCCAGCTTTTTTATGGTTTGTTTTATTATTCTTTATTCCGCGTAGCCCAGCTTGGTTAATCTATAATAATAAGGAACAGGAAGCGAAGGGTACCTTAAGTAAAATTTTACCAGTTAGTGAGGTCGAGGTACAATTGGAAGAAATGAAAGAGAGTTTAAGTAAAAATACTCAAGATCACTCTATCATGGCGCAACTCAAAGCCATTTTTGCAAAACCTATGCGACTTACCATGATTATCGCTATGACCATCGCGATAGCCCAACAAGCAACAGGTATTAATGCCATACTATTTTATGCACCAACGGTGTTTGAACAATTAGGTGTGGGAACAGATGCGGCTTTTATGCAGGCCATTTGGATTGGTTTAACCAGTGTTATATTTACAATTCTAGGCTTATTGTTAGTGGATAAGTTGGGACGTAGACCACTAATTATTTGGGGTATGGTGTGGATTATTTTTAGTCTTGGTTTGTGTTATTACGGATTTAAAACAGCAAGTTATACCATCACTAATCAGGATGTTGTTGAATTAACCGAACTTGAAAAAAAAGAGCGTCTAAATACTATAGTAGATGTTGAATACGGCAGCGATATTGAATTTAAACAAGCCATTCATGATACTTTAGGTGAAGAGGATGCCCGTACGTTTTCTAGTGTGTTAATCGAGAAATCGGCAGATATAAATGCGGTGTTAATCTTAATAGGTATTCTTAGTTTTATTGCGGCCTTTCACTTTTCTGTAGGTCCTGTAATGTGGGTGTTGTTTTCAGAAATATTCCCTATTGGTCTACGGGGTATTGCCATTCCGTTCTTTACATTAGTAACCAGTATTGTGAGTTATTTGGTTCAGAAATTTTTCCCATGGCAAATGGCAACAATGGGCATAAGTAATACCTTGTTATTCTATGCCATCATCGTATTTATTGGTCTGGTTATTTTATACCGCTATTTGGTTGAAACTAAAAACATGACTATTGAGGAGATACAATCCGCATTGACTTCAGATAAAAAATAA
- a CDS encoding sulfatase-like hydrolase/transferase, translating to MKKGILGLLLVVIAYSVFGQNQPNVIFLFADDAGYADFGFQGSKIMKTPNLDKLAHRGVRFLEGYVSDATCGPSRAGLMTGKYQQRFGYEEINVPGYMSENSKYLADDMGLPLDQVTMADYMKKLGYATAAYGKWHLGDADRFHPLKRGFDEFYGFRGGARDYFPYKSFEGIHHDYKMERNFGHYEEPNGYVTDVLADEAITFIENNKAKPFFIYLAFNAVHTPMQAKPEDLKQFPNLTGKRQELAAMTLALDRACGRVLDKLKELGLDENTIVVFSNDNGGPTDKNASINLPLSGTKSNFLEGGIRVPFVITWPKELKGNITYDKPVITLDLLPTFYAAGGGDVADLKDIDGVNLIPYLKGEHKGRPHETLHWKKENRAVYREGDWKLIRFPDRPAELYNLTQDITEQEDLAGKYPERLKDMYKKMFEWELTLERPMWMLKRDFEKYDIDRMDRYRTPELVKKEMMLPIKG from the coding sequence ATGAAAAAAGGGATTCTTGGACTATTATTGGTCGTAATTGCATATTCTGTTTTTGGGCAGAATCAACCTAATGTAATTTTTTTGTTTGCCGATGATGCGGGTTATGCTGACTTTGGTTTTCAAGGAAGTAAGATTATGAAAACTCCAAATCTGGATAAATTAGCACATCGTGGTGTTCGCTTTCTTGAAGGGTATGTAAGCGATGCTACTTGTGGGCCTTCAAGAGCAGGATTAATGACGGGGAAATACCAACAACGTTTTGGCTACGAAGAAATCAACGTGCCAGGATATATGAGCGAAAACTCGAAGTATTTAGCAGACGATATGGGGTTACCGTTAGATCAAGTTACCATGGCCGATTATATGAAAAAATTAGGGTATGCAACTGCAGCATACGGGAAATGGCACTTAGGAGATGCCGATCGTTTTCATCCTTTAAAAAGAGGATTCGATGAGTTTTATGGATTTAGAGGAGGCGCTCGCGATTACTTTCCTTACAAAAGCTTTGAAGGTATTCACCATGATTACAAAATGGAACGCAATTTCGGACACTACGAAGAGCCAAACGGTTATGTTACCGATGTGTTAGCAGACGAAGCGATTACATTTATAGAAAATAATAAAGCCAAACCATTTTTTATCTACTTAGCATTTAATGCCGTACATACACCAATGCAGGCTAAGCCAGAAGATTTAAAGCAATTTCCAAATCTTACAGGAAAACGTCAAGAATTAGCAGCAATGACTTTAGCTTTAGATCGTGCTTGTGGAAGAGTGCTTGATAAACTTAAAGAATTGGGTCTAGACGAGAATACTATCGTGGTATTTTCAAACGATAACGGTGGACCTACCGATAAGAATGCATCCATTAACTTGCCCTTAAGTGGTACAAAATCAAATTTCCTTGAAGGTGGTATTCGTGTGCCTTTTGTCATTACTTGGCCTAAAGAGTTAAAAGGAAATATAACCTATGATAAACCGGTTATAACACTGGATTTACTACCTACGTTTTATGCCGCAGGAGGGGGAGATGTAGCCGATTTAAAAGATATTGATGGGGTTAATTTAATACCATATTTAAAAGGAGAACATAAAGGGAGACCTCATGAAACTCTACATTGGAAAAAGGAAAATAGAGCTGTATATCGCGAAGGAGACTGGAAATTAATTAGATTCCCAGACCGTCCAGCAGAATTGTATAATTTAACACAAGATATTACAGAGCAAGAAGATTTGGCAGGTAAATATCCAGAGCGTTTAAAAGATATGTATAAGAAAATGTTTGAATGGGAATTAACGCTTGAACGCCCAATGTGGATGCTAAAACGTGATTTCGAAAAATACGATATAGATCGTATGGATCGCTACCGTACACCAGAATTGGTGAAAAAAGAAATGATGTTACCAATAAAAGGGTAA
- a CDS encoding SusC/RagA family TonB-linked outer membrane protein, producing MKRLKQKHMLSSHLISHGLDFGNMKWYLLCFLYCLAVSYPLSAKNGGAMPKTISLEIKKSTYLDNVQQTFTVSGTVQDENQFLPGVNVMEKGTSVGTVTDFDGNYTLEYTDANSILVFSFMGYKTIEVPINGQGIINVTLEEDTQSLEEVVVVGYTAKKKGDVTGSVSTVGTEVLEQAGSRDLEKSLSGKVSGLIVNDRGGTPGSNETSILIRGKSTLNNNEPLILIDNIPAASFAHLAPSDIESLSVLKDGAAAIYGARAANGVILITTKRGKLGKPKINLSTQFSWSAFSARPQLMSSEQYAIYQNEIEDRYGRPLPYSQSDIDNYAAGNDPLNYPNTDWADLTFADYAPESRTTLSISGGSENVNYFVSGDYLNQEGMYRSGDLGFEQYQVRSNLDIKLHKNFKVGVDLTGRFGETDQPGVEQGYIYKHIYANEPTQIGIYPNGLPGWGGENGANPAVMSSNDSGFLKRFDNDFRGKFSFEWKLDNLTEGLKLTSFAGIRKMSNDQKSWYTPWTVYTYQEGGNPEYVEQPGFSQRGNTRILNESFWKYDELMLNATLFYNRTFAEAHSFNTFVGVEQTTSNQRNFWAERRGFPSDDHPELFAGSDDGQQSGGASQEWGRLNYFASLSYDYKKRYYVDLTVRYDGSSNFGDGNQFGTFPGAAVSWAIGREAFMENVGWVNDLKLRASWALMGNDRIPSFQFLTRYAYGGPVNAAQPNYYVFGTPGVSYNGYTPDNVPNPDITWEKADMKNIGLNFSLFNSRLSGDANYFYQKRRDILITRNASIPDAAGITLPQENLGKVDSWGWEFELAWNDQIGEVSYNIGANFTKALNKVVYMDEAEDVPEWRKIEGHSIDSYIVYPTNGIFNNQAEVDATEVKMPGTVEGEIHYLDTDGNGTIDANDRIRTYSSNVPEIQYGVYGSLGYKNFNFTFLFQGQTNADVLVYFDQAGAKPDYVFNERWTPDNRDAIYPRAFGQGDQYSGNQSGDDANYELADIYLMDAAFVRLKEVEIAYTLPKETIGIGDLRLFMRGYNMFTFGSDVYKRGLDPEAAGYNNFRGSTYPSLTTYSFGLNLSF from the coding sequence ATGAAAAGATTAAAACAAAAACACATGCTTTCTAGTCATCTAATTTCGCATGGACTAGATTTTGGAAACATGAAATGGTACTTATTATGTTTCTTGTATTGTTTGGCAGTAAGTTATCCATTATCAGCTAAAAATGGAGGCGCTATGCCAAAAACTATTTCTTTAGAAATTAAAAAGAGTACGTACTTAGATAACGTGCAACAAACCTTTACTGTTTCTGGTACAGTTCAAGATGAAAATCAGTTTTTGCCGGGTGTAAACGTTATGGAAAAAGGAACATCTGTAGGAACTGTAACCGATTTTGATGGTAATTACACATTAGAATATACCGATGCAAATTCTATATTGGTATTCTCTTTTATGGGGTATAAAACTATAGAGGTTCCTATTAATGGTCAAGGCATTATTAATGTAACTTTAGAAGAAGATACACAAAGTCTAGAGGAAGTTGTAGTAGTAGGTTATACGGCTAAGAAAAAAGGTGATGTTACAGGGTCTGTAAGTACCGTAGGTACAGAAGTACTAGAGCAAGCAGGGAGTAGAGATTTAGAAAAATCACTATCAGGAAAAGTATCTGGGCTTATTGTGAATGACCGTGGGGGGACACCAGGATCTAACGAAACATCTATTTTAATTCGTGGTAAATCAACATTAAATAATAACGAACCTCTTATTTTAATTGATAATATACCGGCTGCATCCTTTGCGCACTTAGCGCCTTCAGATATTGAATCTTTATCCGTTTTAAAGGATGGTGCTGCCGCTATTTATGGTGCGCGTGCTGCAAATGGTGTAATTTTAATTACGACAAAACGTGGTAAATTAGGAAAACCAAAAATTAATTTGTCAACGCAGTTTAGTTGGTCGGCCTTTTCTGCTAGACCACAGCTTATGTCTTCAGAACAATATGCGATTTATCAAAATGAAATAGAAGATAGATATGGTAGACCATTACCATACTCGCAAAGTGATATTGATAATTATGCTGCAGGTAACGATCCTTTAAATTACCCGAATACAGATTGGGCAGATTTAACATTCGCAGATTATGCTCCAGAATCTAGAACGACATTATCAATTTCTGGAGGTTCAGAAAATGTAAACTATTTTGTAAGTGGAGATTATTTAAATCAAGAAGGGATGTACAGATCTGGAGATCTTGGTTTCGAACAATATCAAGTACGTTCTAATTTAGATATTAAGCTTCATAAGAATTTTAAAGTTGGAGTAGATTTAACGGGCCGTTTTGGAGAAACCGATCAACCCGGAGTAGAGCAAGGTTACATTTATAAACATATCTATGCTAATGAGCCAACACAAATAGGAATTTACCCAAATGGATTACCTGGTTGGGGTGGAGAAAACGGAGCAAATCCTGCAGTTATGTCTAGTAATGACTCCGGGTTCTTAAAGCGTTTTGATAACGATTTTAGAGGTAAATTCTCGTTTGAGTGGAAATTAGATAATTTAACTGAAGGTTTAAAACTAACAAGTTTTGCGGGGATAAGAAAGATGTCTAATGATCAAAAATCATGGTATACGCCGTGGACTGTATATACGTATCAAGAGGGAGGTAATCCTGAATATGTAGAGCAACCGGGTTTTTCTCAACGTGGAAATACAAGAATTTTAAATGAAAGTTTTTGGAAGTACGACGAGTTAATGCTTAATGCCACTTTGTTTTATAACAGAACATTCGCTGAAGCCCATTCGTTTAACACCTTTGTTGGTGTAGAACAAACAACATCTAATCAACGGAATTTTTGGGCAGAGCGTAGAGGATTTCCATCAGACGATCATCCAGAATTATTCGCAGGAAGTGATGACGGACAACAATCAGGAGGAGCATCTCAAGAATGGGGCCGTTTAAATTATTTTGCGTCTTTATCTTACGATTATAAAAAACGTTATTACGTCGATTTAACAGTAAGATACGATGGATCAAGTAATTTTGGTGATGGGAATCAATTCGGTACTTTTCCAGGTGCAGCAGTATCATGGGCTATTGGTAGAGAAGCTTTTATGGAAAACGTAGGTTGGGTAAACGACTTAAAACTAAGAGCGTCTTGGGCATTAATGGGTAACGATCGTATTCCTTCGTTCCAATTCTTAACGCGTTATGCTTATGGTGGACCTGTTAATGCTGCACAACCAAATTATTACGTATTTGGTACTCCTGGAGTAAGTTATAACGGATATACACCAGACAATGTTCCTAATCCAGATATCACTTGGGAGAAAGCAGATATGAAGAATATTGGTCTTAACTTTTCATTATTTAATAGCCGACTGTCTGGAGATGCTAACTATTTCTATCAAAAACGTCGTGATATATTAATTACCAGAAACGCTTCTATTCCAGATGCTGCAGGTATTACACTTCCTCAAGAAAACTTAGGTAAAGTAGATAGTTGGGGTTGGGAATTTGAATTGGCTTGGAACGATCAAATTGGTGAAGTTTCATATAACATAGGTGCTAATTTTACCAAGGCATTAAACAAAGTGGTGTATATGGATGAAGCTGAGGATGTTCCTGAATGGAGAAAAATTGAAGGGCACAGTATAGATTCTTATATCGTGTATCCTACTAATGGTATCTTTAACAATCAAGCCGAAGTGGATGCTACCGAAGTTAAAATGCCAGGAACCGTGGAAGGTGAAATTCACTATCTAGATACCGATGGTAACGGAACCATTGATGCTAATGATCGAATTAGAACTTACTCTTCTAACGTACCTGAAATTCAATATGGTGTTTATGGAAGTTTAGGATATAAAAATTTCAATTTCACATTCTTATTCCAAGGACAAACCAATGCAGATGTTTTAGTGTATTTTGATCAAGCAGGAGCTAAACCAGACTATGTGTTTAACGAACGTTGGACTCCAGATAATCGCGATGCTATTTATCCAAGAGCATTTGGTCAAGGAGATCAATACAGTGGAAATCAGAGTGGAGATGATGCAAATTATGAATTGGCAGACATCTACCTAATGGATGCCGCATTTGTAAGACTAAAAGAAGTTGAAATTGCATACACCTTGCCAAAAGAAACTATTGGTATTGGAGACTTAAGATTATTTATGAGAGGTTATAACATGTTTACATTCGGTTCCGATGTTTACAAAAGAGGTTTAGATCCGGAAGCAGCTGGATATAACAATTTTAGAGGGAGTACCTATCCTTCGTTAACGACCTATAGTTTTGGATTGAATTTAAGTTTTTAA
- a CDS encoding family 16 glycosylhydrolase → MMKNKGIYGVVLVFLALGSITLSCKEKVSETVVSEVKEEQQSNSPASKLYPSSDPENKEGWVLNEAISDEFDGTSIDTTKWFVEGQNGDYYIWKGRAPSQYAPHNVVVEEGKLKIITQWEPDYPFVKESYADGDHKDTYGMHEGNPLPVTTAAIVSKKRFLNGYMEVKSKAPKAAMTAAFWAIGYEQELDVYEQLAVPKIAKEGSISSNTNRTAVHDWSPPSVRPTKAFGYDETLNYTTSDAFHIYGAEWGEDFLNIYRDGKFIHGFTQDELGTDWVLNNPMEIWLDSEIFKWLGVPHQEELPAIFEVEYMRVWQKPSDNLLAKDRAFYGFEGPILFEENPRPLTMVPEDSNANDYQKFWLLDETSSKYLNIYEGHYASGVESLKFTGYGKNEHLEADEVKIKTPVGSLQIPKGHYTLSMKVWLDQGRVPDSLHVNLFEPYKKLGFSGLKKLERKQWVTISAEFEREEPSSPIDGMEIIIKKQDLPETKAARFFIDDIEIKRVK, encoded by the coding sequence ATGATGAAGAATAAAGGCATTTATGGTGTAGTTTTGGTTTTCTTAGCTTTAGGAAGTATTACTTTAAGCTGTAAGGAAAAAGTATCAGAAACCGTGGTTTCAGAAGTAAAAGAGGAGCAGCAGTCTAATAGTCCTGCTTCTAAACTTTATCCTTCATCCGATCCAGAAAATAAAGAAGGTTGGGTTTTAAACGAAGCTATTAGCGATGAGTTTGATGGCACTTCCATCGATACAACCAAATGGTTTGTAGAAGGGCAAAACGGCGACTATTACATTTGGAAAGGTCGAGCACCTTCGCAGTATGCCCCTCATAATGTTGTTGTAGAGGAAGGGAAATTAAAAATAATAACCCAATGGGAACCCGATTATCCGTTTGTTAAAGAAAGTTATGCCGATGGTGATCATAAGGATACCTATGGCATGCACGAGGGAAATCCATTACCAGTAACCACAGCTGCTATTGTAAGCAAAAAAAGGTTTTTAAACGGGTATATGGAAGTGAAATCTAAAGCACCAAAAGCGGCCATGACAGCGGCTTTCTGGGCTATAGGTTACGAACAAGAATTAGATGTTTATGAGCAACTTGCCGTTCCTAAAATTGCCAAAGAAGGCTCTATAAGTTCCAATACTAATAGAACTGCAGTTCACGATTGGAGTCCGCCATCTGTAAGGCCTACAAAGGCTTTTGGTTACGATGAAACGTTGAATTATACCACTTCCGATGCTTTTCATATCTATGGAGCAGAATGGGGTGAAGATTTCTTAAATATTTATAGAGACGGTAAATTTATACACGGTTTTACTCAAGATGAATTAGGAACAGATTGGGTGCTAAACAACCCTATGGAGATTTGGTTAGATTCTGAAATCTTTAAATGGTTAGGCGTGCCTCATCAAGAAGAACTGCCTGCAATTTTTGAAGTGGAATACATGCGTGTTTGGCAAAAACCATCTGATAATTTATTAGCTAAAGACCGCGCGTTTTATGGTTTTGAAGGTCCTATATTGTTTGAAGAAAATCCAAGACCTTTAACTATGGTTCCTGAAGATTCAAATGCAAACGACTACCAAAAGTTTTGGTTGCTAGACGAGACGTCATCAAAATATTTAAATATTTATGAAGGGCATTATGCCAGTGGCGTTGAAAGTTTAAAGTTTACTGGTTATGGTAAAAACGAACATTTAGAAGCCGATGAAGTCAAAATAAAAACGCCTGTTGGCTCGCTTCAAATTCCTAAAGGGCATTATACTTTGTCTATGAAAGTTTGGTTAGACCAGGGACGTGTGCCAGATTCGTTACATGTTAATTTATTCGAACCCTACAAGAAACTTGGGTTTTCGGGTTTAAAAAAGTTAGAACGTAAACAATGGGTAACGATTTCAGCTGAATTTGAAAGAGAAGAACCATCTTCACCTATTGATGGTATGGAAATTATAATTAAAAAACAGGATTTGCCAGAAACTAAAGCAGCTCGTTTTTTTATTGATGATATTGAAATTAAGCGTGTAAAATAA